The Miscanthus floridulus cultivar M001 chromosome 17, ASM1932011v1, whole genome shotgun sequence genome has a window encoding:
- the LOC136514838 gene encoding transcription repressor OFP8-like → MSLAGGGWSRRGGGGSRFEQPPVVVDVGCNCRARRLLISSLISSLKSLARGVVGKPKSSTHASSSSCWSSSATTGFASSASITTAATTTFSSLDHHHPSWGPATHAANANANAVYEVDDAAEHATRQRRRRRRQRRRSTCGRAAARAAALGEETAAVAVAVAVESAAPYEDFRESMVEMVTEKEMYAWEDLNALLQQFLALNSPRHHPLILTAFADLWAPRGGLFCPPSPCL, encoded by the coding sequence ATGTCGCTGGCGGGTGGTGGTTGGAGtcggcggggtggcggcggcagcAGGTTCGAGCAGCCGCCCGTGGTGGTGGACGTCGGCTGCAACTGCCGCGCGCGGAGGCTGCTCATCAGCTCCCTCATCTCGTCGCTCAAGTCCCTCGCGCGCGGCGTCGTCGGCAAGCCCAAGTCGTCTACGCACGCCTCGTCGTCGTCTTGCTGGTCGTCATCGGCCACCACGGGCTTCGCGTCGTCCGCCTCCATCACCACCGCCGCCACGACGACCTTCTCGTCGCTGGACCACCACCACCCGTCGTGGGGCCCAGCGACGCACGCCGCAAACGCCAACGCCAACGCCGTCTACGAGGTCGACGACGCCGCCGAACACGCAACGCgtcagaggcggcggcggcgccggcagcGGAGGAGGAGCACGTGCGGGAGGGCGGCAGCGCGTGCAGCAGCGCTGGGGGAggagacggcggcggtggcggtggcggtggcggtggagtccgCGGCGCCGTACGAGGACTTCCGCGAGtcgatggtggagatggtgacgGAGAAGGAGATGTACGCGTGGGAGGACCTGAACGCATTGCTGCAACAGTTTCTGGCACTCAACTCGCCGCGCCACCACCCGCTCATCCTCACCGCCTTCGCCGACCTCTGGGCACCCCGCGGAGGCCTCTTCTGCCCTCCGTCCCCGTGCCTCTGA